A single Notoacmeibacter ruber DNA region contains:
- the nusA gene encoding transcription termination factor NusA codes for MAVSANRLELVQIADAVAREKNIDRRIVIEAMADAISKAARARYGQETNIRTEINPQSGEIKLQRLLEVVEDVEDYHTQIQLGDAKERQPDAQVGMFIAEQLPPMDFGRIAAQSAKQVIVQKVREAERDRQFEEYKDRVGEIVNGSVKRVEYGNVIVDLGRGEGIIRRDEGIPRELYKYGDRIRAYVYDVRREQRGPQVFLSRSHPQFMAKLFQMEVPEIYDGIIEIRAVARDPGSRAKIAVISRDSSIDPVGACVGMRGSRVQAVVGELSGEKIDIIPWSPDAASFIVNALQPAEVAKVVLDEDANRIEVVVPDDQQSLAIGRRGQNVRLASQLTGWAIDILTEEKESERRQAEFQERSELFMEALDVDEMVGQVLASEGFSSIEEVAYVESEEISEIDGFDAETAEEIQTRAREHLERIEAEMDEKRRELGVSDELREIPGLTTAMMVAVGEKDGVKTMEDFAGYAADDLTGWRERKDGETIIYEGTLSGFDVSSEEAEAMIQHARQAMGWVDEDAEAEAAETAEVENEEASV; via the coding sequence ATGGCCGTGAGTGCGAATAGGCTGGAACTGGTGCAGATCGCAGATGCGGTTGCGCGTGAAAAGAATATCGATCGCCGCATCGTGATCGAAGCGATGGCTGACGCCATCTCGAAGGCCGCGCGGGCTCGTTACGGCCAGGAAACCAATATCCGCACCGAGATCAATCCTCAGTCCGGCGAGATCAAGCTTCAGCGTTTGCTGGAGGTGGTCGAGGACGTGGAGGATTATCACACGCAGATCCAGTTGGGCGACGCCAAGGAACGTCAGCCGGATGCGCAAGTCGGCATGTTCATTGCCGAGCAGCTTCCTCCGATGGATTTCGGCCGCATCGCCGCCCAGTCCGCCAAGCAGGTTATCGTGCAGAAGGTGCGCGAAGCCGAGCGGGATCGCCAGTTCGAGGAATACAAGGACCGCGTCGGCGAGATCGTCAACGGTTCGGTCAAGCGTGTGGAATACGGCAATGTGATCGTCGATCTCGGCCGTGGCGAAGGCATCATTCGCCGCGACGAGGGCATTCCGCGCGAACTCTACAAATATGGCGACCGCATCCGTGCCTATGTCTACGATGTGCGCCGTGAGCAGCGCGGGCCCCAGGTCTTCCTGTCGCGCAGCCATCCTCAGTTCATGGCCAAGCTCTTCCAGATGGAAGTGCCGGAAATTTACGACGGCATCATCGAGATCCGCGCTGTGGCGCGTGATCCGGGCAGCCGCGCCAAGATTGCCGTCATCAGCCGCGACTCATCGATCGATCCGGTCGGCGCCTGCGTCGGTATGCGTGGTAGTCGTGTTCAGGCCGTCGTCGGCGAACTGTCAGGCGAGAAGATCGATATCATTCCGTGGTCCCCGGATGCGGCCTCGTTCATTGTCAACGCCTTGCAGCCCGCGGAGGTCGCCAAGGTCGTTCTCGACGAGGATGCCAATCGCATCGAGGTGGTTGTTCCGGATGATCAACAGAGCCTTGCGATCGGCCGCCGGGGCCAGAATGTGCGTCTTGCCAGTCAGTTGACCGGCTGGGCCATCGACATTCTGACCGAGGAAAAGGAGAGCGAGCGCCGGCAGGCCGAGTTCCAGGAGCGTTCCGAACTCTTCATGGAAGCGCTGGATGTTGACGAGATGGTCGGACAGGTTCTGGCGTCGGAAGGCTTCAGCAGTATCGAAGAGGTCGCCTATGTCGAATCGGAGGAAATTTCCGAGATCGACGGGTTCGACGCAGAGACGGCCGAAGAGATCCAGACCCGCGCACGTGAGCATCTCGAGCGCATCGAGGCCGAGATGGATGAGAAGCGCCGTGAACTCGGCGTCTCCGACGAACTGCGGGAGATTCCCGGCCTGACAACCGCCATGATGGTCGCAGTCGGCGAAAAGGATGGTGTGAAAACCATGGAGGATTTCGCCGGTTACGCTGCTGATGACCTTACCGGCTGGCGCGAGCGCAAGGACGGCGAAACCATCATTTACGAGGGTACGCTTTCGGGATTCGACGTCAGCTCCGAGGAAGCCGAGGCGATGATCCAGCATGCCCGTCAGGCCATGGGATGGGTTGACGAAGACGCCGAAGCCGAGGCCGCTGAGACGGCCGAAGTTGAAAACGAAGAAGCGAGCGTCTGA
- a CDS encoding RNA-binding protein: MATRTCIVTRAKAERGDALLRFVAGPEGTIVPDLKGSLPGRGCWVRAERRYIEEAVKRRAFSRALKAAVDVPADLADKVDRLLHDRALGALGLARKAGRAVAGASKTEAKIRSGEAFCVLHAKDGATDGLRKMEQAARATLHLGGPHVPIYRLFDAEQLGLALGAGSVIHAAVLGHPAGQAAFERIAALALYREGPTEHEGTADEAATKETE; this comes from the coding sequence ATGGCGACCCGCACATGCATTGTGACGCGAGCGAAGGCAGAGCGTGGTGACGCTCTGCTGCGCTTCGTCGCGGGACCTGAGGGGACCATTGTTCCCGATCTGAAGGGTTCTTTGCCCGGCAGGGGTTGCTGGGTGCGCGCCGAACGCCGATATATAGAAGAAGCGGTAAAGCGCCGCGCCTTTTCCCGCGCTCTCAAAGCGGCAGTCGACGTGCCCGCCGATCTGGCTGACAAAGTCGACCGACTTCTCCATGATCGGGCCTTGGGAGCCCTGGGGCTGGCGCGAAAGGCGGGCCGGGCCGTGGCCGGCGCGTCGAAGACCGAGGCGAAAATCCGCTCCGGCGAAGCGTTTTGTGTTCTCCACGCGAAGGACGGCGCGACCGATGGTCTGCGCAAGATGGAACAGGCAGCCCGCGCGACCCTTCATCTGGGTGGGCCGCACGTGCCGATTTACCGACTTTTCGATGCCGAACAATTGGGTTTGGCATTGGGGGCGGGAAGTGTGATACATGCTGCCGTGCTTGGCCATCCGGCCGGGCAGGCGGCATTCGAGCGCATAGCCGCGCTGGCGCTCTATCGGGAAGGCCCGACGGAGCATGAAGGAACTGCGGACGAAGCCGCAACGAAGGAAACGGAATGA
- the infB gene encoding translation initiation factor IF-2, translating to MSEDKNDDKTTLKARPKLGLRPSGNQSGTVRQNFSHGRSKAVVVETKKRKFTRPDEKARDDQAPAEAAPKAEAKTPPPKRPAVAASQQSKRPAGKGSSAGRLSSAEMEARARALEEAKAREVEERQAAEEEARRLAEEDARREAERVEAERVAAEEAARLRAEAEAKAVVEEKRGGKRTEDVARKESKPDFDAEAEVRQPAGRQAPTPRKEPKARDAELLRTPAKPRSDDNRRRSGKLTLNRALNDEEGRGRSLSSMRRRQEKARRGGQQSGQREKVMREVTLPETISVQDLAQRMAERAVDVVKLMMQQGQMLKPGDIIDADTAELIATEMGHSVKRVSESDIELGLHDVEDNAEDMQSRPAVVTIMGHVDHGKTSLLDAIREANVVSGEAGGITQHIGAYQVEKDGQKITFIDTPGHAAFTAMRARGAEVTDIAILVVAADDSVMPQTIESINHAKAAGVPIIVAINKVDKPAADANKVRTELLQHEVFVESMGGEVLDVEVSATKKTNLDGLLEAILLQSELLDLKANPNRPAEGSVVEAQLDKGRGSVATVLVQAGTLRTGDIVVAGNEWGKVRALIDSTGQQLKEAGPSMPVEILGLSGTPQAGDRLAVVENEARAREISDYRQRLAREKQVARQAGSRGSLEQMMAQAQANQITEFPLLIKADVQGSAEAIIGALEKVGNDEVQVRVVHAGAGAITESDISLAEASDAAIIAFNVRANKQARDAAEQNGIEIRYYNIIYDLVDDVKAAMSGLLSPEMRETFIGYAEILEVFNITKVGKVAGCRVTEGRVARGSGVRLLRDNVVIHTGKLKTLKRFKDEVSEVQSGQECGMAFENYEDIREGDVIECFTVEEIARSL from the coding sequence ATGAGCGAAGACAAGAACGACGACAAGACGACCCTTAAGGCTCGACCGAAGCTCGGTCTGCGCCCGTCCGGCAATCAGTCCGGCACGGTGCGGCAGAATTTCAGCCACGGTCGGAGCAAGGCTGTCGTCGTCGAGACAAAGAAGCGCAAATTTACGCGTCCTGACGAAAAGGCCAGGGATGACCAGGCGCCGGCAGAGGCCGCGCCGAAGGCCGAAGCCAAGACGCCGCCGCCCAAGCGTCCGGCAGTGGCTGCATCGCAGCAGTCGAAGCGCCCTGCCGGCAAGGGCAGTAGCGCTGGACGGCTCTCGAGCGCCGAAATGGAAGCGCGCGCCCGCGCTCTGGAAGAAGCGAAGGCCCGTGAGGTCGAAGAGCGTCAGGCCGCCGAAGAGGAAGCTCGTCGTCTGGCCGAAGAAGATGCGCGCCGCGAGGCCGAGCGTGTCGAGGCTGAACGCGTCGCTGCCGAAGAGGCCGCGCGTCTGCGCGCCGAAGCGGAAGCCAAGGCCGTGGTCGAGGAAAAGCGCGGCGGCAAGCGCACCGAAGATGTGGCCCGCAAGGAAAGCAAGCCAGATTTCGATGCCGAGGCCGAAGTTCGCCAGCCGGCAGGCCGTCAGGCGCCGACGCCCCGCAAGGAGCCGAAAGCCCGTGATGCGGAGCTTCTTCGCACCCCGGCCAAGCCGCGCAGCGACGATAATCGCCGCCGTTCCGGCAAGCTGACGCTCAACCGCGCTTTGAACGACGAGGAGGGTCGCGGCCGTTCGCTATCGTCCATGCGTCGTCGTCAGGAAAAGGCGCGCCGTGGTGGCCAGCAGTCCGGTCAGCGGGAAAAGGTCATGCGTGAGGTGACCCTGCCTGAGACCATCTCGGTGCAGGATCTTGCGCAGCGCATGGCAGAACGGGCCGTCGACGTCGTCAAGCTCATGATGCAGCAGGGACAGATGCTGAAGCCAGGCGACATCATCGATGCCGACACGGCCGAACTGATCGCGACCGAAATGGGTCACAGCGTCAAGCGCGTCTCCGAAAGCGATATCGAACTCGGCCTGCACGATGTCGAGGACAATGCCGAGGATATGCAGTCGCGCCCGGCCGTCGTGACCATCATGGGGCACGTCGATCACGGCAAGACGTCTCTTCTCGATGCGATCCGCGAAGCCAATGTGGTCTCCGGCGAGGCCGGCGGCATCACGCAGCACATCGGTGCCTATCAGGTCGAGAAGGACGGTCAGAAGATCACCTTCATCGATACGCCCGGTCACGCCGCCTTTACGGCGATGCGTGCTCGCGGCGCCGAGGTGACCGATATCGCCATTCTGGTGGTCGCCGCGGATGACAGCGTCATGCCGCAGACCATCGAATCCATCAATCACGCCAAGGCAGCCGGCGTGCCGATCATTGTCGCGATCAACAAGGTCGACAAACCCGCAGCCGACGCAAACAAGGTTCGTACGGAGCTCCTGCAGCACGAAGTCTTCGTGGAAAGCATGGGCGGCGAGGTTCTGGACGTCGAAGTCTCTGCGACGAAGAAGACCAATCTCGACGGCCTTCTCGAAGCGATCCTGCTTCAGTCCGAACTGCTCGATCTGAAGGCAAACCCGAACCGTCCCGCCGAAGGCTCGGTCGTGGAAGCCCAGCTCGACAAGGGGCGCGGCTCCGTTGCAACGGTTCTGGTCCAGGCCGGAACGCTGCGCACAGGTGACATCGTGGTGGCCGGTAATGAGTGGGGCAAGGTCCGCGCTCTGATCGACAGCACCGGGCAACAGCTCAAGGAAGCGGGACCGTCCATGCCGGTCGAGATCCTCGGCCTTTCCGGCACGCCGCAAGCGGGCGATCGTCTCGCGGTGGTCGAGAACGAAGCCCGGGCACGTGAAATCTCTGATTACCGCCAGCGTCTTGCCCGCGAGAAGCAGGTGGCACGCCAGGCCGGATCGCGCGGTTCGCTCGAACAGATGATGGCGCAGGCCCAGGCCAACCAGATCACGGAATTCCCGCTGCTCATCAAGGCAGACGTGCAGGGTTCGGCCGAGGCGATTATCGGCGCGCTGGAGAAGGTCGGTAATGACGAAGTGCAGGTGCGCGTCGTCCATGCCGGCGCCGGCGCGATTACCGAAAGCGATATCAGTCTGGCGGAAGCCTCCGATGCCGCGATCATCGCCTTCAACGTCCGTGCCAACAAACAGGCGCGCGACGCGGCCGAGCAGAACGGCATCGAAATCCGCTATTACAACATCATCTACGATCTGGTGGATGACGTGAAAGCGGCCATGAGCGGCTTGCTGTCGCCGGAGATGCGCGAGACCTTCATCGGTTATGCCGAAATCCTCGAGGTCTTCAACATCACCAAGGTCGGCAAGGTGGCAGGCTGCCGCGTAACGGAAGGCCGCGTTGCCCGCGGGTCCGGCGTCCGTCTGCTGCGCGACAATGTCGTCATTCATACCGGCAAGCTGAAGACGCTGAAGCGGTTCAAGGACGAGGTCTCGGAAGTCCAGTCGGGTCAGGAATGCGGCATGGCGTTCGAGAATTACGAGGACATCCGCGAAGGCGATGTCATCGAGTGCTTCACGGTCGAAGAGATCGCGCGTTCGCTCTGA
- a CDS encoding YcxB family protein, translating into MNATVPASPWRQDGREKALSFSFRLTANDHIAVRYSRRELVGRAPYIVFAALIGLFVGLLFSFDLLSGDGEKELLGAAILVGSVAAGALTGWLTHRPVREFINGFWNGYLTQREMIDVPVELDLRSWGLLHRVRGQENRTPWSGVLSLQDDGERFLFWIARHHAFVLPKRAIEPPLNDDDVATLIEEWSGRSFSAHHGPPSSAT; encoded by the coding sequence ATGAATGCAACCGTTCCGGCTTCGCCTTGGCGTCAGGACGGGAGAGAGAAAGCGCTGAGCTTCTCTTTCCGCCTGACTGCCAATGATCATATTGCTGTACGCTATTCCCGTAGGGAGCTCGTGGGTCGCGCACCCTATATCGTTTTCGCCGCCCTCATCGGCCTTTTTGTCGGCCTTCTTTTCAGCTTCGATCTGCTTTCAGGCGACGGGGAAAAGGAACTTCTCGGAGCCGCCATTCTCGTAGGGTCGGTCGCCGCCGGCGCTCTGACAGGTTGGCTCACCCACCGACCGGTCCGCGAGTTCATCAACGGGTTCTGGAATGGCTATCTCACCCAGCGGGAGATGATCGACGTGCCCGTCGAACTCGATCTGCGGTCCTGGGGTCTTCTCCATCGTGTCCGCGGACAGGAAAACAGGACGCCTTGGAGCGGCGTGCTTTCTTTGCAAGATGACGGGGAGCGTTTTTTGTTCTGGATAGCCCGTCACCACGCCTTTGTCCTGCCGAAGCGGGCCATCGAACCGCCGTTGAACGATGATGATGTCGCAACGCTGATCGAAGAATGGTCGGGGCGATCATTCAGCGCTCATCACGGCCCGCCTTCCAGCGCCACATGA
- a CDS encoding NAD-dependent succinate-semialdehyde dehydrogenase gives MSQSLTTINPTTEEELNTYPLMSDQEAFDAVEACHKAFLDWRHRSLEDRAKVIAAIGEELKSRTDDFAQLMTDEVGKLLKDSKQEVQLCAGICAYTAKTGPTELADEERDIQGGKKGIVTYSPIGVIYGIQPWNFPCYQAVRYAIANLMAGNGVLLKHAENCTGSGLLLKEIFESAGLPKDLFTVLVIDHDQSDKIIQHGRVRGVTLTGSDKAGRIVAKQAAEALKKTVLELGSNDAYLVLDDADLDLAVETCATGRIYNNGQTCVNAKRFVVTDKVYDEFVDRFVEKMSKLETGDPNKESTPLGPMARGDLRDTLHEQVQESVAKGAAIRCGGAIPEGKGYFYPSTVLVDVEPGQPAYDDELFGPVASVIRAKDDEDAMRIANDSRYGLGGGIFSKDEERAIELAKTYFDTGMVHINRFGVALPNMPFGGVKDSGYGREHGGFGMKEFVNAKAVFVA, from the coding sequence ATGAGCCAGAGTCTCACGACGATCAACCCTACAACCGAGGAGGAACTGAACACCTATCCGCTGATGAGCGATCAGGAAGCCTTTGACGCGGTCGAGGCTTGCCACAAGGCCTTTCTCGACTGGCGGCACAGAAGCCTTGAGGATCGCGCGAAAGTCATTGCGGCGATCGGCGAGGAGTTGAAGAGCCGGACCGACGATTTTGCTCAGCTGATGACCGATGAGGTCGGCAAACTGCTGAAAGACAGCAAGCAGGAGGTGCAGCTTTGCGCCGGCATATGCGCATACACGGCGAAGACCGGACCGACGGAACTCGCCGATGAAGAGCGGGACATTCAAGGTGGCAAGAAGGGTATCGTGACCTATTCGCCCATCGGGGTCATCTATGGCATCCAGCCTTGGAACTTCCCCTGTTACCAGGCCGTCCGCTACGCCATCGCCAATCTGATGGCGGGCAATGGCGTGCTCCTCAAGCATGCGGAAAACTGCACCGGCAGCGGGCTCCTGCTCAAGGAAATCTTCGAGAGTGCAGGCCTGCCGAAGGACCTCTTCACCGTTCTCGTCATCGATCATGATCAGTCGGACAAGATCATCCAGCATGGTCGCGTTCGCGGCGTCACGCTTACCGGCAGCGACAAAGCGGGCCGCATCGTCGCAAAACAGGCTGCAGAGGCTCTGAAAAAGACGGTTCTGGAGCTTGGCTCTAACGACGCCTATCTTGTGCTGGACGATGCCGATCTCGATCTGGCTGTCGAGACGTGCGCAACAGGCCGCATCTACAATAATGGCCAGACCTGCGTGAATGCGAAACGGTTTGTCGTGACGGACAAGGTTTACGACGAATTCGTCGACCGCTTCGTCGAAAAGATGAGCAAGCTCGAGACCGGCGATCCCAACAAGGAATCGACTCCGCTCGGTCCGATGGCACGTGGCGATCTGCGCGACACATTGCATGAGCAGGTTCAGGAGAGCGTCGCCAAGGGTGCGGCGATCCGCTGCGGCGGCGCTATCCCCGAGGGCAAGGGCTACTTCTACCCGTCGACCGTTCTGGTCGATGTGGAGCCGGGTCAGCCCGCCTATGACGACGAGCTTTTCGGACCCGTCGCCTCGGTTATTCGCGCCAAGGATGATGAGGATGCCATGCGCATCGCCAATGACAGCCGCTATGGCCTAGGCGGCGGTATCTTCTCGAAAGATGAAGAGCGCGCGATCGAACTGGCGAAGACCTATTTCGACACCGGCATGGTCCATATCAACCGCTTCGGCGTAGCTCTGCCCAACATGCCGTTCGGTGGCGTGAAGGACTCCGGCTATGGCCGCGAGCATGGCGGTTTCGGCATGAAAGAGTTCGTCAATGCGAAGGCGGTGTTCGTCGCCTGA
- a CDS encoding malonic semialdehyde reductase, with protein MKKLPDEALNLLFLDARTANGFTDEDVPEETIHRLYDLTKMGPTASNSAPARFLFIRRGSDAKSRLLPHVSEKNRDKTEKAPWTVIVGYDTDFHTKMSVLFPDRANSFDTLSENPEKFDKHVMLNSSLQGAYMMIAARGLGLDCGPIGGFRADGVDAEFFEGHPERGAWRSSWLCNLGYMTPPDFKRLPRLSFEQGAAIAD; from the coding sequence ATGAAAAAGCTTCCAGACGAGGCACTCAACCTCCTCTTCCTCGATGCCCGCACGGCCAATGGCTTTACTGACGAGGACGTGCCGGAAGAGACGATCCACCGTCTTTATGATCTGACCAAGATGGGGCCTACGGCCAGCAACAGTGCGCCAGCCCGCTTTCTCTTCATTCGTCGCGGTTCGGACGCGAAGAGTCGGCTCCTTCCCCATGTCAGCGAGAAGAACCGTGACAAGACCGAAAAAGCGCCTTGGACGGTGATTGTCGGCTATGACACCGATTTCCATACAAAGATGTCGGTTCTTTTTCCTGACCGCGCCAACAGCTTTGATACCCTCTCCGAAAACCCCGAAAAGTTTGACAAGCACGTGATGCTCAACTCATCCTTGCAGGGTGCATATATGATGATTGCCGCGCGCGGGCTCGGTCTCGATTGCGGTCCGATCGGCGGATTCAGGGCAGATGGTGTCGATGCGGAATTTTTCGAAGGCCACCCGGAGCGAGGCGCCTGGCGGTCGAGTTGGCTGTGCAACCTGGGATATATGACGCCGCCGGATTTTAAGCGGCTGCCGCGTTTGTCTTTCGAGCAGGGTGCCGCGATTGCGGACTGA
- the rbfA gene encoding 30S ribosome-binding factor RbfA codes for MSRFDSKKGPSQRQLRVGEQVRHAVAELLQRGEIVDPVLEGTVISVSEVAMSPDLKIATVYITPMGSDNGDEIVKALARHRSFIRGRVSSSLKHMKYMPDFRFRTDTSFDNFSRIESVLRSPEVARDLDRFDEGGEENDE; via the coding sequence ATGTCCCGTTTCGATAGTAAGAAGGGCCCCAGCCAGCGGCAGTTGCGCGTTGGTGAACAGGTGCGCCACGCCGTGGCCGAGCTTCTCCAGCGCGGCGAAATTGTCGATCCTGTGCTAGAAGGCACCGTCATCTCCGTGTCCGAGGTGGCAATGAGCCCGGACCTGAAGATCGCGACCGTCTATATCACCCCGATGGGCAGCGATAATGGCGACGAGATCGTCAAGGCCTTGGCGCGTCATCGCAGTTTCATCCGCGGCCGCGTCTCATCCTCGCTGAAGCACATGAAATACATGCCCGACTTTCGTTTTCGCACGGACACCAGCTTCGACAATTTCAGCCGTATCGAAAGCGTTTTGCGTAGCCCGGAAGTGGCTCGCGATCTCGACCGTTTCGACGAGGGCGGCGAGGAGAATGACGAATGA
- the truB gene encoding tRNA pseudouridine(55) synthase TruB, translated as MSNENRNRRGGKPRGKGPRQKKRGRPVSGWVILDKPFGMGSTEAVAKIKWLFNAEKAGHAGTLDPLASGMLPIALGEATKTVPFVMDGIKVYRFTVSWGEERSTDDLEGEVTDRSDKRPTREEVEAILPDYRGVIMQVPPQFSAIKIDGERAYNVARGGDEVEIPAREVEIDQLEIIDMDEAAGTTVLEVECGKGTYVRSLARDMGRQLGCFGHISELRRVEVAPFVEDDLVTLDELEAARGEGDKAVEAVVAEDDAARERGEEPAERPRVDRFAALDKLLIETAAALEDLPHVALNDDAASRVRLGNSVIIRGRDAPTEADEAFVTNRGRLVALGVIAAGQFQPKRVFTHS; from the coding sequence ATGAGCAATGAGAATCGGAATCGGCGAGGCGGCAAGCCGAGAGGCAAGGGACCGCGCCAGAAGAAGAGGGGCCGTCCGGTCAGTGGCTGGGTTATTCTCGACAAGCCTTTCGGCATGGGCTCCACCGAGGCGGTGGCCAAGATCAAGTGGCTCTTCAACGCCGAAAAGGCCGGCCATGCGGGCACGCTCGACCCGCTCGCTTCGGGGATGCTGCCGATCGCTCTCGGCGAAGCCACCAAGACGGTGCCCTTCGTCATGGATGGCATCAAGGTCTATCGTTTCACCGTGAGCTGGGGCGAGGAGCGTTCCACGGATGATCTGGAAGGTGAAGTGACGGATCGCTCCGACAAGCGTCCCACCCGCGAAGAGGTCGAGGCGATCCTGCCGGATTATCGGGGCGTGATCATGCAGGTGCCGCCGCAATTCTCGGCAATCAAGATTGACGGTGAACGCGCCTATAATGTTGCGCGTGGCGGCGATGAAGTTGAAATCCCCGCCAGAGAAGTCGAGATCGATCAGCTCGAAATCATCGACATGGACGAAGCGGCCGGCACCACCGTTCTGGAGGTCGAATGCGGCAAGGGCACTTATGTGCGCTCTCTGGCACGTGATATGGGCCGCCAGCTCGGATGTTTCGGCCATATCAGCGAACTGCGCCGCGTCGAGGTGGCTCCTTTCGTGGAGGACGACCTCGTCACGCTCGACGAGTTGGAGGCCGCGAGAGGTGAGGGCGACAAGGCCGTCGAGGCTGTTGTCGCCGAGGATGATGCAGCCCGCGAACGAGGCGAAGAACCTGCAGAGCGGCCGCGCGTGGACCGCTTCGCTGCGCTCGACAAGCTGCTGATCGAGACCGCGGCGGCGCTTGAAGATCTTCCTCATGTCGCGCTCAACGATGATGCGGCCAGTCGCGTGCGGCTTGGCAATTCCGTCATCATACGCGGGCGGGATGCTCCGACCGAGGCCGATGAGGCGTTCGTGACGAACCGGGGGCGGCTCGTTGCGCTTGGCGTGATTGCTGCCGGCCAATTTCAGCCAAAACGCGTCTTCACGCATAGCTGA
- the corA gene encoding magnesium/cobalt transporter CorA, which translates to MAELSETIDKKPRRGRRKKRKDVIRRAPVGAAPGTLIADPDAHPPELTLRTLGDDGQHEVIRNVDLSDIVGARREWSKIWLDCTGLANVELVDRIGEAFGFHPLAREDVLNVGQRPKVEFHEDHVFVVLPMLDRRHEASREQVSIFFNRNYVVTFQERPGDVFDPVRKRIDAGGKRLFERDADYLAYALIDAIVDAYFPLLEDRSEEIDLIEDEVLEYAEQDQLTRMYEMRREVRQLQRTLWPMRDAIAALVRTDSDHLSDDTQRFLTDTQDHAIQLLEMSETSRDTLTGLIELHMSLASARTNEVVNLLTIVSTIFIPLGFLAGLWGMNFNPDVSPWNMPELSLYFGYPTALGLMLVVALGLIWYFRRKGWLGRD; encoded by the coding sequence ATGGCGGAGTTGTCGGAAACGATCGATAAGAAGCCCCGGCGGGGCAGACGCAAGAAACGCAAGGACGTCATCCGGCGCGCGCCTGTCGGTGCGGCGCCCGGCACGCTCATTGCCGATCCTGATGCCCATCCGCCCGAATTGACACTCCGCACGCTCGGCGATGACGGACAGCACGAAGTCATCAGAAACGTCGATCTTTCTGACATCGTCGGGGCAAGGCGGGAATGGTCGAAGATCTGGCTCGATTGCACCGGTCTCGCTAACGTCGAGCTGGTGGATCGGATCGGTGAAGCATTCGGCTTCCACCCGCTGGCGCGCGAGGATGTGCTGAATGTCGGTCAGCGTCCGAAGGTCGAGTTCCACGAGGATCATGTTTTCGTCGTGCTGCCGATGCTCGACCGTCGCCACGAAGCGTCCCGCGAACAGGTCTCGATCTTTTTTAACCGCAACTACGTCGTTACCTTCCAGGAGCGACCCGGCGATGTGTTCGATCCGGTTCGAAAGCGCATCGATGCCGGCGGAAAGCGCCTTTTCGAAAGGGATGCGGACTATCTCGCCTACGCGCTGATCGACGCGATCGTGGATGCCTATTTCCCGCTCCTGGAAGACCGAAGTGAAGAAATCGACCTCATCGAGGACGAGGTGCTCGAATATGCCGAGCAGGACCAACTGACCCGCATGTACGAAATGCGGCGCGAGGTCAGGCAATTGCAGCGGACGCTCTGGCCTATGCGGGATGCGATTGCGGCTCTGGTTCGAACGGACAGCGACCATTTGTCGGATGACACGCAACGCTTCCTGACCGATACGCAGGATCACGCCATTCAGCTTCTCGAGATGAGCGAGACGAGCCGCGACACGCTGACCGGTCTCATCGAGCTGCACATGAGCCTGGCATCGGCGCGGACCAACGAAGTCGTGAACCTCTTGACGATCGTCTCGACCATCTTCATTCCGCTGGGCTTTCTGGCGGGCCTCTGGGGGATGAATTTCAATCCCGATGTCTCGCCCTGGAATATGCCTGAACTCAGCCTCTATTTCGGCTATCCGACCGCGCTCGGCCTGATGCTGGTCGTCGCCCTCGGGTTGATCTGGTACTTCCGGCGGAAGGGATGGCTCGGCCGCGACTGA
- the rpsO gene encoding 30S ribosomal protein S15, giving the protein MSITAERKAELIKEYATAEGDTGSPEVQVAILTERITNLTEHFKGHKKDNHSRRGLLKLVSTRRSLLDYVKKKDEERYRKLIQSLGIRR; this is encoded by the coding sequence ATGTCGATTACCGCCGAGCGCAAGGCTGAGCTCATCAAGGAATACGCAACCGCCGAAGGTGACACGGGTTCGCCGGAAGTCCAGGTCGCGATCCTGACCGAGCGCATCACCAACCTGACCGAGCATTTCAAGGGCCACAAGAAGGACAACCATTCCCGCCGTGGTCTGCTCAAGCTCGTCTCGACCCGCCGTAGCCTGCTGGATTACGTCAAGAAGAAGGATGAGGAGCGCTATCGCAAGCTCATCCAGAGCCTTGGTATCCGCCGCTAA